Proteins encoded within one genomic window of Arachis ipaensis cultivar K30076 chromosome B08, Araip1.1, whole genome shotgun sequence:
- the LOC110265287 gene encoding calcium/calmodulin-dependent protein kinase type 1D-like, translated as MIVKGLSHIHRKGIVYCDLMPENILLFPSLDKESANYQLKIADFGLSKTKEEKVDVEVWKSKPRGTPSLPAWVFSVIDFLEKCFMKDPSKRWTAEMLLDHPFLYITLFPSYYLATWL; from the exons ATGATTGTTAAAGGGCTTTCACATATTCATCGCAAAGGAATCGTCTACTGTGACCTCATGCCAGAGAACATTCTTCTGTTTCCTTCATTGGACAAAGAGAGTGCAAACTATCAACTGAAGATTGCGGATTTCGGATTATCTAAGACCAAAGAGGAGAAAGTAGATGTTGAGGTTTGGAAGTCCAAGCCTAGAGGTACGCCATC ATTGCCTGCATGGG TGTTTTCTGTTATTGATTTTTTGGAAAAGTGCTTTATGAAGGATCCTAGCAAGAGGTGGACTGCTGAGATGCTTCTTGATCATCCTTTCCTTTATATCACACTTTTTCCTTCATATTATCTTGCGACTTGGCTAtga